The window ccagttaagaggAGAAAGTTAttaagttatgaaacttgagaattgtattaaccttagtaagacattttttacaataaaatattaacaaaatccttctacctgtttcaaaatggtggatgtttaaattattccatcaaaataaGTCAAAACCAACTAACGTCcgccatctttaaacttttaatattttattttcaaaaaggtctaccaaaggtCAATACAATTCTCTAGTTTCATAACTGTACCTTAGCTGGTTcaaaagatacaattttttttataaaaaacacatacaaacagaTAATTTGAAAGCTAATGTTTTTAGGACATaccatatgaacttttttgctcatttttatgtgtggAACAAAAtgccaaagtattggaacacttttactgtaCACCCTGAATATGGTTATGCAATATTCCACAAACAGGTCCCTACTGGGCAGGAGGATATTCCTCGTTCTCAGTTGGATAGGAGGATATTCCATACTTCAGaatcaaaatcattttattgtcattttacagaATAGGAAAAGTCAATCGTAAacaatacacattacaataatgtACAAAAGTACAGAGTGCAACAAGAGATATAGACATTGTTTATGTTAGggtaaagaaaaaacattaagATAAGAACAATTTGGaatgtattgtttaaacatttttaaacaaatatttactctcCATGCTTCAGGAAGTTTGTTAAAAGTTTGATTTAcaagtatttataacatttactgtGTTTAGTTAATTTCATTTTAGGCAGAACCAAGTCATAGGCATGTCTtgtatatcataattattttgtataacaatgTTTCTATAACTAGAtggaataaaaaactaaaataagcaattttaatttaataatttctgacAAAAGCTCTTTAATTTTGTGTGATAAAAAACAAACTCTCATTGGCTTTGAAAATTATCTGTTTTTACCCCCATGCAAACTTATATTAACCAATAGCTAAGACcttttacttgatttaaaatagaGTATGCATTCCAACATTTCTCAGAGAAAAGAGTATgctttcagttttattttcattcatttttaagagattttttaGCCTTAAATCACAAAGATTCTTTAATAATTGCCCTATTAGTGTTACTATGAACATCACCATCTTACAGTTGCCCTTTACTATTACAAAGGTATTGTTCAtgtaaaatacagtattacaggCCAAATTGATTGGCCAAAGAATTTTAAGAGTATAAGacaaaaaaatagaatatcaTAAGACAAATTCTtagaaaaaatatcatattcgtaatttaaaatgatcatttattgttattataaatcatttacatgagtaacattgttataattatttaatatttaaatttcaaataaaacagtaattatatttgaAGGGACCCAAAGGGTATCCATCATACAACATTTGttagaataaaattgaaaattaacatatatcgtaataaattaataagagttaaagctatacattttaacactaacttcaaataaaatttcagattttataaataaacagcgCTTAAAAAGACTATTTACAACTCAGTTATGTTCAAGTTAAAACATCATCCTTACATATAGCCCTTGCTCATAAGTAACTTACCAAATTTACACTGCTCAGGTTCCATAAATCAATGTCAGGAACTTTAAGTAATAGCAACTCTAGTATTTACAATAGAACAAAGTCAGTTCTGGTATAAAACATGTCTCCCACACTTATTCAGTATTAATTTCACAATAGAACTAAAAATGTTACAGCAGACTTTGAATTTACATGActataataattgtgtattattaCTTCTATATCACAACTATTTTTGATCGTCAGTCAACATTTCTAGTCTCTAGTTTATGTTATAATTCTGAATTCAACCACGAATGGTGTGAGTTTTCTTTacaaattcacaaaaaatatttcaaagagaaTAATGAAgttacacaaaacaaatttagAGCAATAGATTATGAATTACCTATGGGTTTCCTCGCTTTGATGGGATTCAGACGTAGGTCACACGGGTAGCACGGGCGTTTGTGAATTGGGCTTGATAGTTCTGTTTCACCGGCTTCTCTAATCTCTGGGCTCCTGCAGCGTTTTgagttgtttctgtttttgttttgagATAAACCCCAAGAGCCAATCGAAGGTATCGTGTGCACGGCAGAACAAAATATACTTGTCACACAATTAAAAAATCCACCTTCCTTCACCGAAGAAGAATCCTCAAATAacgattttatttctttaaaatcttcAGATAACACATCAGAACCTTTGTAGCTCTCGACTAGACAGACTGGAGTTGACAATTTCTGTTCCTGGATCTCCACGTGAGTCTCCACTTCCTCGACAACCTCCAAAGGGCTACTGTTAATGCTAGAAGCCTGACTACTACTGAAGGAAAATGTGACTCGTCTACATCTCGAGTTGTTTATGATCGGGCTCGGACCTGTTTCGCTATCACCTTCGTATCTAGAAATTTTTGACATTATGCTCCGCAGAGGAGTAACAACTGCTCGGTTTGCCCTAGGTTTTAAGTTGTTTTGTCCATCAGTTTTGAAGTCACTGCAGGGTGTTTGATAGACTGAAACAGTAGAACCGGGCGTGCAGATGCGCCTCACTCCATGCTGCGGAGTGTCCTCAACCGCATCATTGATAGGTGTGCTAGTCTTACCGATTTCTCCATCACAAGGTGAATCTCCTTTTGCTTCATTGAAGCTCTTCGTTCCTGTTTCATCGTTAGAATGGTAAAAAGTCGACAGTCGTCTGATAGGTACCAAAAATTGCCTTGTTTCAGACCTAACAGAAACAGATGTGGACAATATCCGTTTGTTCATTTCACTGTACAATCTTTTGGGTGCCGATTTATGATTAAACTTGGATAAGTTTGAATTTGCCGAAGTCTTTTCTTGTGCGTGAATcgtttgaacatttttttgataTTTCTGAGATGTCAGTAGATACCTTTCAGCCTTTTTTTCAAACCGTTTCactaacatattttgtatacgtCCAGTTTCTTTTGTAAACGTAACAGGGTGATTCTTGAGTTCATGATCAGATCGGTGAGCCACACAGCAGAAGAACTTGTAGCAAAGTGGACACCTCGTCTGAAACAcacgtaatataatattaagtttatgtGAAGAGAGTCATTAATGattattgatattgaaatgtATGGGTGTATTATACAATACTGTATCCAAGACTTTAAATTTGAGACCGAACAATTAGTCATGTTTAACCATGGTAAGAAGAGATCCACATTCAGCTTTCCCTCATACAAGGGTGCTAACTGGTTTGAATTGAGTAAAATCAAATCCTTTAGGAGATCTattcttactttttataataaaggaGATGCTGATCTTTTTTTTAGCCTCATGGACTGGACTGTTGGAGATGTTCATCAGATTGTATAAAGTCTTACATTccaccaaataaaaaatttaaaaaaaacacaaacatccACCGACAACAAACTTTAATCTTGTTCCTATAAAAACTGGCAAACTATTGAATAGTTCTGTAAGTAAAATTTCTAAGGTCAACCGAAAAATGCATTGACTTTCAAAATGACACAACTACCAGGAAGAACTCTCACAGATCAGGCTGAAGCatataacatatacttaaaagCAAAGAAAAATGACTTTATACATAAGAAATGAAGactcaaacaaaaaattaacactgCGGGTTATTGTTCAATGTACTAGGAACAAAGTATTAGAGTTAGAACAATTCAGCAGAACTTTGCACAAGGAACCTTAACATGTAGAAATGACATGAGTGCAGGACATTTAGGGGACAGCTGTATTGAGGGAAGACCTCAAAAGTGAAACGAAACATCTGCTACTTTATGTAAGGAATTCGCTTCACCGCTGCAACCAGGTCCTGAATTTCTCTCATCATTAGCAAGAGCTTAAGTAGTATGTTGGgcattttaacacattcactgcattGTTAAATTTGCTAATCTTTCTCATATTGTGATATGAGTCATCGGCGATTCATAAAAATGCGCTATATATGTGTGGTATGGGGCACCAGTGACTCATGAAGATGCGCTATATATGTGTGGTATGGGGCACCAGTGACTCATGAAGATGCGCTATATATGTGCGGTATGGGGCACCAGTGACTCATGAAGATGCGCTATATATGTGTGGTATGGGGCACCAGTGACTCATGAAGATGCGCTACATATATGGGGCACCAGTGACTATGAGAAATAACTGTGTAAGTAATATTGTTCATGTACGGCATGAGCCACCATGACTCTTAcgtaataatactatttattgtaatacttataaaatatacatctGTCCACTTCAATCCCTGATTAAATTGGTAAAAATCTATCACAAATACAGTATATGTTACTTTATCACAAATAGTAGTGGGTGAAGTCGGTATGGTTCTCAACTGAAAGTGTTATATGAGTCATCAGTGAATCATGCCATGATAAACGTGTTAATCCCATCATGAGGACACCCAGGAATGATCTCAATAACACACTGATTAAGAGATTGAACTACCCAGcaggaatcacttctggctggtttatacctcccagttgaacctaccactgagcacagcaaaaaccgatgtgtcacttaaatctgggcaaccttatggatatccaggaatGGCACATCACTGATCGCAAATGTCGAAATGCTGGGGTGCAAGgatagttcgataggtctagtctactgcgggagatgactgttggagttggtgggattcgttccctaagtatcagaggttcttgctagcctcaacaagagtgttccaccccctgcctgctttgactggagagggtggttcagagctgacctccccttcttccacgaggacatgactttgagattagttccctaattcttcctcatggttCTCGATAGGAagtggcccctactccctaaccttacccatcctgaatatcctgtcactccggaagcagcactaagGTTCCTACAGTACTTAGTGCAATTAATaaccttcttgtcctaagagaacaaaaaaaaagaaaaaagggatTGAACAGTGGTGCTCGTGCAGCAACCACATCCTCCCTTGCCATCGAACACATCTCCTAGAGAGTCTACACCCGCTGAAGAGCCTCCTGACCGCCAGTATTCTCACTCCCTCATCAGGATTTTATCACCGATAATACCAAGGCCAATTTTAGTAGAATCAGTTCTTCAACAGTCCAAGCACTCAAGTTCTATAGGAACTACAACAACTTGAACTGTATGGTATGGATCTACCCTTTCACTGATCGGGTATGGTGTACAAATATCTACATAGTTtgaaaatactgtaattaaatcttctaaatttttagaaatataagaTCAATTAACTTTATCTGTGCTGATTTGCTCAAGTAGGAAAAGTAGACAGCTACACGGCAGTGGTGCTGtgatttaattaacaaaaaatatccaACTACTTTTTCTTCTCCATAACCTACATTTTTACAACAGAATACTATTTGTCACAGTTTAAAATCTCAGTTGAGTTTTGAATCATTTATTTTCAATGCCCTAGATTgatgttttatttcatgtttattaatactttaaacaATAAGGATGAGTATTGTGATTATAAAGAGTGGTAGGAGAGCAGtgtcataaatatttatcatGGTGTAAAAGTACTTTCTTGTGTAAAAAGTAACTGattatattctttgttataatattattaattgtatgtaCCATCGTGTATATGGTGTTATAGACAGGTAAGTACAAGATGATCATTTCATAATTGGAACCAAAATAATATGTGAATTTTAGCAATGGATTTGCTTggtgaattttattttctacagGGTGAGAAACCCCTTACAACattaaaatctatgttttagagatgaaaattatatttttttactctaaacaTTTTTTTGAGAATGCACCAATTTACCACAAATCCCTCTGTTGTAGTTTGAATAAATCACCTTTACTTAGTAATAGTGTGGGTGCCGCATATGATGCAAAACATTATGATTTCTTGGGGGGTTTTTAGTGCAAAAATTTTGTtggacaaaaaaattaatcaaaatttttaagagGAATTCAGCTATAAAATAgactgtattttttatgtaattgtatGTTGAATTATGAAAGTTCCTGTCACAATCAGTTGTcatgcatattttataaatttcatattttttacttccAAGTTATGATTGCCTTTATGTTCAACTTTTGCAAACAAAACTGCTAAGATAATAGATTAGATAAAGTGATATTAGAGCATTTATTCTGTTGTAGCAAATCTAACTACAAGCTGCGTAAAACTCCTGATTAAATCAGTGGCGTATCCAAGAGAGGGGCTATGGCACCcaacaagatttttaaaaaaggcggttttgtgaaaaatataccTTATTCtcatattataactataaaaaattaacttaatttaatgaaCCACACTTTGAGTGCAAGtaaatttctttctaaatgtgtttttttttttttttttttttttttgtataaaaatacaaaattacttgttACCGTACAGATAATCGTAAACCAAAAGGAAACCCCTCTCCCAAAAATTAGTACTGAATTCACCCTTGAATAGGAACCATTTGCTCGAATATCATgcttatatttgaataaaaccaaatctttagagaatttaaattctgAACGGGTGCATTTACGCATAATATGGAATATACCAAAGTCTAATTTTAATACATCATATAAATTTGTCATGAGAGTATATTTAACTTTTTctgataaattttataatgttgtaaattacaattaaattttaataatatatagcaTTCTAATGCCCTACGCTTTCACTTACCATgtatgttatacaattaaaatactattttcatgtatgctatattaaaatactatttttacctACAtcattcttgtttttttttttttttttttttttctcaaaacatataTCACCAGAGAACAACTGGAACATAGGAAACTGCTTTTATTCCAGTTGCTACTTTCCACAAAACTGAGACTAAAGAAAATTTGTTCAACTTTGATCAAAGTGCTTCTAAACAAGACAAGTTCATATCTACCAGTTGGTCTCTTCATGTCCGAAACTGAC of the Homalodisca vitripennis isolate AUS2020 chromosome X, UT_GWSS_2.1, whole genome shotgun sequence genome contains:
- the LOC124368687 gene encoding uncharacterized protein LOC124368687 isoform X1; translated protein: MDFKTRCPLCYKFFCCVAHRSDHELKNHPVTFTKETGRIQNMLVKRFEKKAERYLLTSQKYQKNVQTIHAQEKTSANSNLSKFNHKSAPKRLYSEMNKRILSTSVSVRSETRQFLVPIRRLSTFYHSNDETGTKSFNEAKGDSPCDGEIGKTSTPINDAVEDTPQHGVRRICTPGSTVSVYQTPCSDFKTDGQNNLKPRANRAVVTPLRSIMSKISRYEGDSETGPSPIINNSRCRRVTFSFSSSQASSINSSPLEVVEEVETHVEIQEQKLSTPVCLVESYKGSDVLSEDFKEIKSLFEDSSSVKEGGFFNCVTSIFCSAVHTIPSIGSWGLSQNKNRNNSKRCRSPEIREAGETELSSPIHKRPCYPCDLRLNPIKARKPIGNS
- the LOC124368687 gene encoding uncharacterized protein LOC124368687 isoform X2, which gives rise to MLVKRFEKKAERYLLTSQKYQKNVQTIHAQEKTSANSNLSKFNHKSAPKRLYSEMNKRILSTSVSVRSETRQFLVPIRRLSTFYHSNDETGTKSFNEAKGDSPCDGEIGKTSTPINDAVEDTPQHGVRRICTPGSTVSVYQTPCSDFKTDGQNNLKPRANRAVVTPLRSIMSKISRYEGDSETGPSPIINNSRCRRVTFSFSSSQASSINSSPLEVVEEVETHVEIQEQKLSTPVCLVESYKGSDVLSEDFKEIKSLFEDSSSVKEGGFFNCVTSIFCSAVHTIPSIGSWGLSQNKNRNNSKRCRSPEIREAGETELSSPIHKRPCYPCDLRLNPIKARKPIGNS